Proteins encoded by one window of Chryseobacterium foetidum:
- a CDS encoding DUF2911 domain-containing protein gives MNTIFKSATVLVAAMTVSVNAFAQETKKPASPPMTATGKVNDANITIAYNSPSVKGRKIWGDLVGYDKVWRAGANDATTFETSKDIMVQGKKLPAGKYSFFLIPKESGTWTAIFNKEAKQWGAYKYEESKDALRVDVKAKPVQAQQETLVYKINKSGFTMDWDKISVPVEIK, from the coding sequence ATGAATACAATTTTTAAATCGGCTACCGTTCTTGTGGCTGCAATGACTGTTTCAGTGAATGCTTTCGCTCAGGAAACTAAGAAACCTGCGAGCCCACCAATGACGGCTACCGGAAAAGTTAATGATGCCAATATTACGATTGCCTACAACAGTCCGTCTGTAAAAGGCCGCAAAATTTGGGGTGATTTGGTAGGTTACGACAAAGTGTGGCGTGCAGGTGCCAATGATGCAACTACTTTTGAAACCAGCAAAGACATTATGGTTCAGGGCAAAAAACTTCCGGCAGGTAAATACAGCTTTTTCTTAATCCCTAAAGAATCAGGGACATGGACTGCAATTTTCAATAAAGAAGCTAAGCAGTGGGGCGCTTACAAATACGAAGAATCTAAAGATGCTCTGCGTGTAGACGTAAAAGCTAAACCGGTACAGGCACAACAGGAAACGTTGGTTTACAAAATAAACAAAAGCGGATTCACAATGGATTGGGATAAAATCTCGGTTCCGGTAGAGATTAAATAA
- a CDS encoding serine hydrolase domain-containing protein, whose amino-acid sequence MKKVLISFFIGGSVGAALYLSGFGYLFKAVGKNLRKGPLTPSTDDGEKFPSHQILNTNPQPWDKDSRYNKNILTDILAENLKKTRASSLVVVRDGKLIHEEYWKDHHSDSLLNSFSMAKGILSILAGFALQDGLLDSEDQLVSTVFPHYAESRYGQYLTIRHLMTMQAAFNWEEEYRHPFAENSKQYFTDDLAAQALKVDLKEMPGRKYEYQSVAAQILGLILRKVIGCDLSSYLSEKLWKPLGMEYCAKWSTDEKGMEKAFCCIHATARDFAKIGQLLMQGGKWNGKQILSEEFCRKLILPTKENDAFGYNIWSHKDHVVPYYFFYGFLGQFIIMIPEKNMVIVKTGLYNRLDVDKKKRPLQVKLLVDELLLFK is encoded by the coding sequence ATGAAGAAAGTTTTGATCTCATTTTTTATAGGCGGCTCGGTGGGTGCAGCTCTTTATCTTTCGGGATTTGGCTACCTCTTTAAGGCTGTCGGCAAAAATCTGAGAAAAGGACCACTTACACCTTCTACAGACGACGGGGAAAAGTTTCCCTCACATCAAATTCTCAATACTAATCCTCAGCCCTGGGATAAAGATTCCCGCTACAACAAAAATATTCTCACGGATATTCTTGCGGAAAATTTAAAAAAAACAAGAGCTTCCTCGCTCGTAGTAGTGCGTGACGGAAAATTGATACATGAAGAGTATTGGAAAGACCATCATTCTGATTCTTTGCTTAATTCTTTTTCAATGGCGAAAGGAATTCTCTCTATTCTTGCAGGTTTTGCTCTGCAAGACGGTCTTTTGGATTCTGAGGATCAACTGGTTTCAACAGTGTTTCCGCATTATGCAGAGAGCAGATACGGTCAATATCTCACCATCCGCCATTTGATGACGATGCAGGCTGCATTCAACTGGGAAGAAGAATACCGACATCCTTTTGCAGAAAATTCAAAACAGTATTTTACCGATGATTTGGCAGCACAGGCTCTGAAGGTGGATCTGAAAGAAATGCCCGGCAGGAAATATGAATATCAAAGTGTTGCAGCGCAAATACTCGGGCTGATATTGCGAAAAGTTATTGGTTGCGATCTTTCATCCTACCTGTCAGAAAAACTTTGGAAACCCCTGGGAATGGAATATTGTGCGAAATGGAGCACCGACGAAAAAGGTATGGAGAAAGCATTCTGCTGCATTCACGCTACAGCCCGGGATTTTGCTAAAATCGGACAACTGCTTATGCAGGGCGGAAAATGGAATGGAAAACAGATTCTTTCTGAGGAATTTTGCAGAAAACTCATCTTACCGACGAAAGAAAATGATGCATTTGGATATAACATCTGGTCTCATAAAGATCATGTAGTTCCCTACTACTTTTTTTACGGTTTTTTAGGCCAGTTTATTATTATGATCCCTGAAAAAAATATGGTGATTGTAAAAACCGGATTATACAACCGTTTGGATGTTGATAAGAAAAAACGGCCGCTGCAGGTGAAACTTTTGGTTGATGAATTGTTACTTTTTAAGTAA
- a CDS encoding sodium:solute symporter, whose translation MSTIDWTVLIFTLVAVVVYGVFIGRGQKSNASYLKADNKMPWYIVLIGIMATQASAITFLSAPGQAYTDGMRFVQYYFGLPLAMIVICITFIPIFQRLNVYTAYEYLENRFDKKTRVLTSLLFLFSRGLSTGISIYAPSIILSSVLNWDIYLTNVLTGGILLIYTYVGGAKAIAHTQKLQFLIILGTMAFAGYLLIENMPNGIGFKDALYLAGKSGKLNVITTEFDWKDKYNIWSGLIGGFFLALSYFGTDQSQVGRYITAKDNTNAKMGLLLNGLVKIPMQFAILLIGALLFAFFSLKPAPVYFNERSYQHLKETKPEQAAVFEKEHQNLQAKFNEESREILKLKENNSPHLQKTIQDFKNTQTQVKDLHGRVEKAINNSNFNAEKTDTNYIFLYFVKNTLPVGMIGLLFAVIFLASWGSISAALNSLAACSLKDIHLIFKKEIPDDKTELRYSRLHTLAWGIFSIGVAMFATQMGSLIEAVNVLGSLFYGPILGIFLVAFYYKKVTGPNVFIAAILAEITVIAVYQFDIVSFLWLNVIGAAAVILFSAIGLLFYKPKEVNS comes from the coding sequence ATGAGTACGATAGACTGGACAGTTCTAATTTTTACACTCGTTGCAGTGGTGGTTTACGGCGTATTTATCGGGCGTGGCCAAAAAAGCAACGCGTCTTACCTGAAAGCCGACAACAAAATGCCCTGGTACATCGTACTGATAGGGATTATGGCTACTCAGGCAAGTGCGATTACATTTCTTTCGGCACCGGGACAGGCTTATACGGACGGAATGCGTTTCGTTCAGTATTATTTTGGTCTGCCGTTAGCGATGATTGTGATTTGTATCACTTTCATCCCGATTTTTCAACGCTTAAATGTCTACACCGCCTATGAATATTTAGAAAACCGTTTTGATAAAAAAACAAGAGTTCTTACCTCTCTGCTTTTTCTTTTTTCCAGAGGTTTATCGACAGGAATCAGCATTTATGCTCCGAGTATTATTTTATCAAGCGTTTTAAACTGGGATATTTATTTAACCAATGTTCTAACGGGTGGAATTCTGTTAATCTATACCTATGTTGGCGGTGCAAAGGCGATTGCTCACACCCAAAAATTACAGTTTCTGATTATTTTGGGAACAATGGCTTTTGCAGGCTATTTACTTATTGAAAATATGCCGAATGGAATTGGTTTTAAAGATGCCCTTTATCTCGCAGGAAAATCCGGAAAACTTAATGTCATCACCACAGAATTTGACTGGAAAGACAAATACAACATCTGGAGCGGATTGATTGGCGGTTTTTTTCTGGCACTTTCTTATTTTGGTACAGACCAGAGTCAGGTCGGGAGGTACATTACTGCGAAAGACAATACCAATGCAAAAATGGGCTTGCTGTTGAATGGATTAGTTAAAATCCCGATGCAGTTTGCGATTTTGCTGATTGGTGCTTTGCTTTTCGCTTTCTTTTCGCTGAAGCCGGCTCCGGTTTATTTTAATGAAAGGTCTTATCAGCATTTAAAAGAAACAAAACCTGAGCAGGCTGCCGTTTTTGAAAAGGAACATCAGAATCTTCAGGCTAAATTCAATGAAGAATCACGAGAAATTTTAAAATTAAAAGAAAACAATTCGCCTCATCTTCAAAAAACCATTCAGGATTTTAAAAATACACAAACTCAGGTAAAAGACCTGCACGGAAGGGTAGAGAAAGCTATTAATAATTCAAATTTTAATGCCGAGAAAACAGACACCAATTATATTTTTCTGTATTTCGTGAAAAATACTTTGCCTGTAGGAATGATTGGTTTGCTGTTCGCTGTTATTTTTCTGGCGAGCTGGGGTTCAATTTCAGCCGCACTGAATTCATTGGCCGCCTGTTCACTAAAAGATATTCATCTGATATTTAAAAAAGAAATTCCTGATGATAAAACTGAACTCCGTTACAGTCGACTTCATACTTTAGCATGGGGAATTTTCTCAATCGGTGTCGCTATGTTTGCCACTCAGATGGGCTCACTGATTGAAGCGGTCAATGTGTTGGGTTCTCTTTTCTACGGGCCGATTTTGGGGATTTTTCTCGTTGCATTTTATTATAAAAAAGTCACAGGTCCGAATGTATTTATCGCTGCCATTTTAGCAGAAATTACTGTAATTGCTGTTTACCAGTTTGATATTGTCTCTTTTCTTTGGCTCAATGTAATCGGCGCAGCGGCGGTCATTTTATTTTCTGCAATTGGATTACTGTTTTATAAGCCAAAAGAAGTAAATTCGTAA
- a CDS encoding DUF421 domain-containing protein, which translates to MDWNKIFVGDLDFSFAIEITIRTLVMFSMVLLILRLSGKKGVRQLSLFEVAIIIALGSAAGDPMFNKDTSILPSLIVFVAIILLYRLITYLATKSEKFENIIEGEPLYVIENGEFVLGVKKDHTFAKDEFFSEMRQESIEHVGQVKTAILETTGNISFYYFTDDEVRHGLPILPHVYKKKLQFIENSDHYSCTYCGYSLYLERGEHHCSRCEKNEWVKASNALRLT; encoded by the coding sequence TTGGATTGGAATAAAATATTTGTCGGTGATCTTGACTTCAGTTTCGCCATTGAAATTACAATTCGTACGCTCGTTATGTTCAGTATGGTTTTGCTGATACTGAGACTTTCAGGCAAAAAGGGTGTTCGGCAGCTTTCACTCTTTGAGGTGGCTATCATTATTGCTTTAGGTTCCGCCGCAGGAGATCCTATGTTTAATAAAGATACCTCTATTCTACCATCTCTCATTGTTTTCGTCGCTATTATTCTTCTATACAGACTGATCACCTACCTTGCAACCAAAAGTGAAAAATTTGAAAATATTATCGAAGGTGAGCCGCTGTATGTCATCGAAAACGGTGAATTTGTTTTGGGGGTAAAAAAAGATCATACATTCGCCAAAGACGAATTTTTCTCTGAAATGAGGCAGGAATCCATTGAACACGTCGGGCAGGTAAAAACAGCTATTCTAGAAACTACAGGCAATATAAGCTTCTATTATTTTACAGATGATGAGGTCAGACACGGACTTCCGATTTTACCACATGTTTACAAGAAGAAATTGCAGTTTATTGAGAATTCAGATCATTATTCATGTACATACTGCGGCTATTCACTTTATCTTGAACGTGGTGAGCATCATTGCAGTCGTTGTGAAAAAAATGAGTGGGTAAAAGCCAGTAATGCCTTACGTTTGACTTAG
- a CDS encoding DASH family cryptochrome: MKRGLVWFKNDLRLHDNEVLTTAIKECEELIFCYAIEKGNSEKLSLGFRKSDINRFKFMEQSVLDLQKGLEKQGGHLLIGSDSDVEFLPELVKKYDISDIYAEEEYASEELNLIEEIQNILPEIEFHFYWGKTLYHKDDIPFTISKIPLSSKAYRIPAGKESEPRKPLKAPTKLKSVKKVKSMKFPSCTKFGFTKKEYNTAKPLLEGGETNALKRLQYYTFKSELLTEYRWTRNRSQGLDYSSKFSPYLALGCISPREIFKKVNEYEDKIKKNQSTWWLVFELVWRDFFTFKGMKFGDAIFKTKGYKKKEIPFKNNKKNFKRWCDGNTGIPFVDAHMRQLNETGYMSNRGRVNCASYFVHDLNIDWTWGAAYFESKLIDYDVTSNWMNWHMQTFEMYYTNPIHQSNKYKAQDFIREWIPELKDKNDIEVLIPWEYDSTDYPKPIELFSKWERAITLIKKLKV, from the coding sequence ATGAAAAGAGGGTTGGTTTGGTTTAAAAATGATTTACGGCTTCATGATAACGAAGTTTTGACAACAGCAATTAAAGAATGTGAGGAACTCATTTTCTGCTATGCCATTGAAAAAGGCAACTCCGAAAAACTGTCTTTAGGATTCAGAAAAAGTGATATCAATCGGTTTAAGTTTATGGAGCAGTCTGTGCTTGATCTTCAGAAAGGTTTGGAAAAACAGGGAGGTCATTTGTTGATAGGATCTGATTCGGATGTTGAATTTTTGCCCGAACTGGTCAAAAAATATGATATTTCAGATATTTATGCAGAAGAAGAATATGCGAGCGAAGAGCTCAATCTTATTGAAGAAATTCAAAACATTCTGCCTGAAATAGAGTTTCATTTTTATTGGGGTAAGACGCTCTATCATAAAGACGATATTCCTTTTACGATTTCAAAAATTCCTTTATCAAGTAAAGCTTACAGAATTCCTGCAGGAAAAGAATCGGAGCCGAGAAAACCTTTGAAGGCACCGACAAAACTGAAAAGTGTGAAAAAAGTGAAGAGCATGAAATTTCCATCCTGTACAAAGTTTGGGTTTACAAAAAAAGAATATAACACTGCCAAGCCTCTCTTAGAAGGCGGTGAAACAAATGCATTAAAAAGACTTCAGTATTATACATTTAAATCTGAACTTTTAACAGAATACCGCTGGACGAGAAACCGCTCACAGGGATTGGATTACAGTTCGAAATTCTCACCATACCTTGCTTTAGGCTGTATTTCGCCAAGAGAAATTTTTAAAAAAGTAAATGAGTATGAAGATAAAATAAAAAAGAATCAAAGTACATGGTGGTTGGTTTTTGAGTTGGTCTGGCGGGACTTTTTCACCTTCAAAGGGATGAAATTTGGTGATGCAATTTTCAAAACGAAAGGTTATAAGAAAAAAGAAATTCCGTTTAAGAATAACAAGAAAAATTTCAAGCGCTGGTGTGATGGGAATACCGGAATTCCGTTTGTGGATGCACACATGCGGCAGCTGAATGAAACAGGATATATGAGCAACCGCGGACGGGTAAATTGTGCAAGCTACTTCGTGCACGATCTGAATATCGACTGGACGTGGGGCGCCGCGTATTTCGAAAGTAAACTGATTGATTATGACGTGACATCAAACTGGATGAACTGGCACATGCAGACTTTTGAAATGTATTATACCAATCCGATTCACCAGTCAAACAAGTACAAAGCACAGGATTTTATCCGAGAATGGATCCCGGAATTAAAAGACAAAAATGATATTGAAGTTCTGATTCCCTGGGAATATGACAGTACGGATTATCCAAAACCGATTGAACTTTTTTCAAAATGGGAGAGAGCCATTACTTTAATTAAAAAACTCAAAGTTTAA
- a CDS encoding GAF domain-containing sensor histidine kinase gives MKVPHPDHEFQKDIQHINQIPAVAKILEVICSTTGMGFAAVARVTKDRWIACAVEDRINFGLGVGGELKVETTLCHQVMSLSETVAIDHVKKDPVYFDHHTPKTYGLQSYISIPLFLTNGDFFGTLCAIDPNPASVNNEKTINMFKLFAELIAFHLETFQKLSDAEEKLAEEQNNTETREQFIAILGHDLRNPVGAISTASQLLNRISTEDRSSKLVKIIQDSTVRVRGLIDNMLDFASGRLGGGIVLNYENTDTLHNTFQQVISELQTIHPNREILADLSLKNEVKGDYKRIAQLFSNLLGNAISHGEKNVPIILKAKSDNDMFEMCVINKGKKIPLETQEQLFKPFSRGKVNQMEKGLGLGLYIAQEIAVAHQGKITVISTDEETCFTFSFPSR, from the coding sequence ATGAAGGTACCTCATCCAGACCACGAATTTCAAAAAGATATTCAGCATATTAACCAGATTCCGGCCGTCGCCAAAATACTTGAAGTAATCTGTTCCACGACAGGAATGGGTTTTGCTGCAGTGGCCAGAGTTACAAAAGACCGCTGGATTGCCTGTGCTGTTGAAGACAGAATAAATTTCGGCCTTGGAGTAGGTGGTGAGCTTAAAGTGGAAACTACCCTGTGCCATCAGGTGATGAGCCTTAGTGAAACGGTAGCCATTGATCATGTAAAAAAAGATCCTGTATATTTCGATCATCACACGCCTAAAACCTATGGTCTGCAGAGTTATATTTCTATCCCGCTGTTTCTTACTAACGGTGATTTTTTTGGAACGCTTTGCGCTATAGATCCCAATCCCGCATCGGTGAATAATGAAAAGACCATCAATATGTTTAAACTTTTCGCTGAGTTGATTGCCTTTCATTTAGAAACATTTCAGAAACTCAGTGATGCTGAAGAAAAACTGGCAGAAGAGCAGAATAATACCGAAACAAGAGAACAGTTTATTGCCATTTTGGGTCATGATCTTCGCAATCCTGTGGGTGCCATCTCTACTGCATCACAGCTTTTAAACAGAATTTCTACCGAAGACCGCAGTAGTAAACTGGTAAAGATTATTCAGGATTCTACTGTCAGGGTAAGGGGTTTAATTGACAATATGCTGGATTTTGCCAGCGGCCGCCTGGGAGGAGGTATTGTTCTGAATTATGAGAATACAGATACACTTCACAATACTTTTCAACAGGTGATTTCCGAACTTCAGACCATTCACCCGAATCGTGAAATTCTAGCAGATCTCAGTTTGAAAAATGAAGTAAAAGGCGATTACAAACGTATCGCACAGCTTTTTTCTAATCTTTTGGGCAATGCAATCTCGCACGGGGAAAAGAATGTACCTATAATTCTGAAGGCAAAAAGTGATAATGATATGTTTGAAATGTGTGTAATCAACAAAGGGAAAAAAATACCTTTGGAAACACAGGAACAGTTATTCAAACCTTTTTCCAGAGGAAAAGTAAATCAGATGGAAAAAGGTCTCGGTTTAGGTCTTTATATTGCTCAGGAAATCGCAGTTGCACATCAGGGTAAAATTACAGTGATCTCCACAGACGAGGAAACCTGTTTTACATTTTCATTTCCCAGCAGATAG
- a CDS encoding DUF4142 domain-containing protein — protein sequence MKNSILTIFAVAALVSCNKKETQTTDAGTDSSGTEMTNDSMTAPTDSTMTSENTNAATLSDQDKKFADAAAMGGMMEVMLGDLAKTNGSSASVKSLGAMMAKDHGMANEELKSWAATAGYTLPTSLDAEKQKMVDDMKALKGADFDKMYASAMVTDHQKDIAEFKKQASSGMDASLKGFAGKTLPTLEHHLMEAEKVKASMK from the coding sequence ATGAAAAATTCAATTCTCACCATTTTTGCCGTTGCGGCTTTAGTGTCTTGCAACAAGAAAGAAACTCAAACAACAGATGCAGGTACAGACAGTTCAGGTACCGAAATGACGAATGACTCAATGACTGCACCGACTGATTCCACAATGACGTCGGAGAATACCAATGCTGCAACACTAAGCGATCAGGACAAAAAATTTGCTGATGCTGCTGCAATGGGCGGAATGATGGAAGTAATGTTGGGTGATCTTGCCAAAACAAACGGAAGCAGTGCTTCGGTAAAATCTTTGGGCGCTATGATGGCTAAAGATCATGGAATGGCCAACGAAGAACTTAAATCATGGGCAGCGACTGCGGGGTATACTTTACCAACATCACTTGATGCTGAAAAGCAGAAAATGGTTGATGATATGAAAGCGCTGAAAGGAGCAGATTTTGATAAAATGTATGCTTCTGCAATGGTGACAGACCACCAAAAAGATATTGCAGAATTTAAAAAACAGGCTTCTTCGGGAATGGATGCGTCTTTGAAAGGATTTGCAGGCAAAACACTTCCAACGCTGGAACATCACTTGATGGAGGCTGAAAAAGTGAAGGCTTCAATGAAATAA
- a CDS encoding alpha-amylase family glycosyl hydrolase: MTKPNHSPYQPKKYVEITAPDWVKNATLYELNIRQFSEQGTFKEIEKQLGRLKKMGIDIIWLMPVHPIGEVNRKGSLGSYYSVKNYYGINPEFGTEEDFRSLVRAIHDNGMYVILDWVANHTSWDNQLVEDYPDWYRKSRKNTFQSTRWRDYDDIIEFDYRNEELRKYMTDALKHWVTEYDIDGYRCDIASFVPIDFWENVRAELDEIKPVFMLAEAEDKDLHKRAFDATYNWTLWNILHQIARDETTVKTLAEAYLAEHVSIFPKEAIRMNFVDNHDKNSWEGNQYSNFGDALNAATVFSVMMDGIPLVYSGQEAGLDRSLEFFEKDPIEWKSDENEILYTTLFTLKHNNQALWNGDHGGEMVRIMNDRMDQAISFVREKNGDKVLVFMNLSKDHALVQFDTSFDISVYTNLFTGKLQSITGTLLLDMQPWEYLILHHTSS; encoded by the coding sequence TGTAGAAATCACTGCGCCTGACTGGGTGAAAAATGCTACACTCTACGAGCTCAATATCCGGCAGTTTTCTGAGCAGGGAACTTTCAAAGAAATTGAAAAGCAGCTTGGGAGACTCAAAAAAATGGGTATTGATATTATATGGTTAATGCCTGTTCATCCCATCGGTGAGGTCAACAGGAAAGGAAGTCTGGGAAGCTACTATTCGGTAAAAAATTACTACGGAATTAATCCGGAATTCGGAACTGAAGAGGATTTCAGAAGTCTGGTTAGAGCCATTCACGATAACGGAATGTATGTTATATTGGATTGGGTGGCCAACCATACGAGTTGGGACAATCAGCTTGTTGAAGATTATCCCGATTGGTACAGAAAGTCGCGTAAGAATACTTTTCAGTCAACAAGATGGCGTGATTACGATGATATTATAGAATTTGACTACCGGAATGAAGAACTTCGGAAATACATGACAGATGCACTGAAACACTGGGTAACAGAATATGATATTGACGGTTACCGCTGCGATATTGCGAGCTTTGTTCCGATTGATTTCTGGGAAAATGTACGTGCTGAACTTGATGAGATTAAACCTGTTTTTATGCTTGCCGAAGCCGAAGACAAGGATCTCCATAAACGTGCATTCGATGCGACATATAACTGGACATTATGGAATATCCTTCATCAGATTGCACGGGACGAAACTACTGTAAAAACTTTGGCAGAAGCCTATCTCGCAGAGCATGTTTCGATTTTTCCAAAAGAAGCAATCCGCATGAACTTTGTAGACAATCACGATAAAAATTCATGGGAAGGAAATCAGTACAGCAATTTTGGTGATGCTTTAAATGCAGCAACTGTCTTCTCCGTAATGATGGATGGAATTCCGTTGGTATACAGCGGACAGGAAGCCGGCCTCGACCGTTCTCTCGAATTTTTCGAAAAAGACCCTATTGAATGGAAATCTGATGAAAATGAAATTTTATACACTACCCTTTTTACCCTGAAACACAACAATCAGGCACTTTGGAACGGTGATCACGGAGGTGAAATGGTAAGAATCATGAATGACCGTATGGATCAGGCAATTTCTTTTGTTAGAGAGAAAAACGGAGATAAAGTTTTGGTTTTTATGAATTTAAGTAAAGACCATGCACTCGTTCAGTTTGATACTTCCTTTGATATCAGCGTTTATACCAATCTTTTTACAGGGAAACTTCAAAGTATCACCGGAACTTTGCTTCTTGATATGCAGCCCTGGGAATATTTAATTCTGCACCACACCAGTTCATAA